In the genome of Neisseria lactamica, the window GATGTCGTTCATCTTCAAGGATTCCGCGCCGGCCTCTTGTTCCAGCGTGCGGACATCCAAAACGCTTTCAATTTCCCCGACTTTTGCCGGCACGGTTTGCGTGCCGTGCTTGAGCAGGTATTTGCGCGCGGTGTTGAGCGGACGTTCGTCAAACCAGCAAAGCGTGGCTTCCAGATGTTTTTGCGGGGCGAGCGGGGAATTTTTATCGACAAAAAGGTCGCCGCGCGAAACATCGATGTCGCGGTCCAGCCGGAGGGTTGCCGCCTCGCCGGCAAAAGCCTGCGCCACTTCCCCTTTCGGCGTGATGATTTCGGACACTTCGGCGGTCAGCCCGTTCGGTTCGATGCGGACGGTTTGCCCGACGGCGACCGAACCGCGTTCGATGCGCCCCTGATAGCCTCGGAAATCATCGGCCTTGTCGGCATCTTGGCGGACGACCAGTTGCACGGGGAAATAAAAATCGTCGGCGGTGCGGCTGACTTCGTCCTCCCCCGGCAGGTTTTCCAAAATGGACAATAAGGGTTCGCCTTTATACCAAGGCATATTGCCGCCGGGGTAAACGATGTTGTCGCCCAAGAGTGCGGACACCGGTACGAAATGCACGTCTTTCAAACCGAGCTGTTCGGCAAGTCGGCGGTATGCCTCCACAATGGCGTTGAATTTGTCTTCGCTGTAATCCAGCAGATCCATTTTGTTGACCGCCACCACAATATGCGGGCAGTTGAGTTGGCGGAGGATGGCGGAATGGCGTTTGGTCTGCGGCAGAAGCTGCAAGGGCTGCGCGCCGAAATCCAGTTGGGATGCGTCAACCAGTACGACTGCCGCCGAAGCGGTGCTTGCGCCCGTAACCATATTGCGCGTGTATTGTTCGTGCCCCGGCGTGTCGGCGATGATGAATTTCCGTTTCGCCGTGGAAAAATAGCGGTATGCCACATCGATCGTAATGCCCTGTTCGCGTTCGGCTTCCAGTCCGTCGGTCAGGATGGAGAAGTCTATGGCTTCTTTCAAACCTTTGCTTTTGCCGGATTCCAAGGTTTTGATTTGGTCGGACAGCAGGGCTTTGCTGTCGTAGAGCAGTCGTCCGATTAGGGTGCTTTTGCCGTCAT includes:
- a CDS encoding sulfate adenylyltransferase subunit 1 encodes the protein MTAQHQTPLRFITAGSVDDGKSTLIGRLLYDSKALLSDQIKTLESGKSKGLKEAIDFSILTDGLEAEREQGITIDVAYRYFSTAKRKFIIADTPGHEQYTRNMVTGASTASAAVVLVDASQLDFGAQPLQLLPQTKRHSAILRQLNCPHIVVAVNKMDLLDYSEDKFNAIVEAYRRLAEQLGLKDVHFVPVSALLGDNIVYPGGNMPWYKGEPLLSILENLPGEDEVSRTADDFYFPVQLVVRQDADKADDFRGYQGRIERGSVAVGQTVRIEPNGLTAEVSEIITPKGEVAQAFAGEAATLRLDRDIDVSRGDLFVDKNSPLAPQKHLEATLCWFDERPLNTARKYLLKHGTQTVPAKVGEIESVLDVRTLEQEAGAESLKMNDIAKVRINLQKPVTATPYAENTAAGSFILIDEATYGTVAAGMIL